Sequence from the Desulfovibrio sp. genome:
GAAGCACTGCAGCTTGCGGAACACGTCCTTGCCGTTGACGTTATACTTGTTGACCACGGTCCACTCATAGGCCGAGGTGCGGCGCTTGGTGGATGTAACCGAAAGGTCGGTAAAGGGCTTCTTGGGCTTGGGCAGGTGGTTAACCGCGTTGCAGGCTTCTTCGCAACGGCGGCAGCCGATGCAGCGCGTGGTGTCATGCAGCACGCCGTAGCTTTCTGCATAATAGGGGAAGGTGTGTACCCCGGCGTTGGCCACCTTTGCAGTGCCCAATGCCGAAATCACGCCCGCGCTTCCCATAATGGCCAGGAATTTTCTGCGATTCATATGCGTTTCTCCGTGCAGTTAGGCGCCCTAGGGGCGGGCCTTATGACAAGTGGTGCAGTCTGTGTTCTTAGGACGACCCACGTTCATACCCTGGTGACAACCCATGCACTGCAGGTGATAGGCAGCCTTGAGGTTGGGACGGTTGGGATTCTTGGGGTCGATTTCCTTGGTGTGGCAGCTGCCGCACTTGGGAGGCGTGGCCGAAAGCGGGCTTCTGTGATGGCAGGTAGCGCACAGAATTTCGGGCTTGTTGTGGAAAGCCGCGGCCAGCTTGTCGCCCTTGATGCGCTCCATCAGCGAGGAGACGTGGCGACGGTGCGTGAAGTTGTTCGGCTCGTACTTGTCGGCCAGAGCGTCGATGGTCACCTTGAGGGGACCCTGCATGGCAGAAAGAGGCTGAACAGTCTTCTGCGACTGCACGGTTTCAGCAGCCAGAGCTTCGTTCTGGTCGGCGGGCAGCTTGCCCTTGATGCCGAGCTGCATCTGTTCCGGCGTCATGGAAGACGTAACATTGTGGCAGGTGGCGCACCATGCCTGGTCGCGCTTGGGAGTCACGATGGCGTGGCAGCCCGCGCATTCGCGCCGTTCCTTGGTTTGCTGTTCGTGACAGCTCACGCAGCTCACAGGGGTGTTACCCTTGGCGCGTTTGGCAATATTGGTGGCGTGCATGGCGCGGTCAAGCGTCACGAAGTTTCCTTCAGCCTTGCCTTCAGTCGTGTGGCAAGTGCTACAGGCCACAGGGTCGCCGGTGTGGTGGCATGTTTCGCAGTTGGCAATCTTTTTCTCATGAATGAGATGATTGAAAACCGAGGGTTTCATGGCCGCGCCCTTGGGATTGGGCTTGGCGCTTACCGGAAACATGACAATGGCCGACGGCGCGCCGCTGTCTGTCGGCTCCAAAGCTGCGGCCGTGGCCGATCCAGCTCCGAGCGCCGTCAGACACGCCGCGCCCGCCAGGGCCAGAGCCGCCAGCAAAAGCAGTGATGTGCCGTTCCTCATGTGCTTGTCCTTTTGCAATCAGACATTACCCCAACGCCCGCCGCATACATTGCAGCGGGTTCCTCCGTACCCCCGATCCCTGCGGGGGCGAACACGCAGATATCGAAACGGTATCCCAGGCTGCAAGACACGTCAAGGAGGGGTGGCCGTTGTAATTGCTTCTTATGCCTTGGAAACAGTGAGCTTGGGATATTTTTCGCTAAAAAAGGAGATACGCTGATTGTGCGCGCAGTTGGCGGAAAACACAGGATTTTTGCCTCCAAATGGCCGTTTTGGCCTTTGAAGGTGGCGGGAGACTAGGGGCAGACCACGTTGGCGGAGGTGATAATTGCCCCGGAAAAAGCTGCAAAATGCTTTTGTGCCAGTGGGATAGCAGTGGAAACCGAGTCAGCTCCCGAAAAACCGTAGATAACTGTCAGCAACTGGCGAGGAACCGTATTTTCGGACGTATTTTCAACAATCATGGCGCGTTGCGAATCACTGCAAGGGCAGCCAAAGGGCCCCAGTCCGTCGGCCAGCAGAGGCATGCGGCAGAGGTCGAGCTTGTCCTTGCCAATGCCAGAATACGCCTCGCCCTCACGGCCCAGTCGTAACACCAGATCGCCCTGCAGGCAGGCCAGGTCATATGTGCCCAGCGAAAAGCCCGTTTCGAGCGAAACGAGGTTGTTGGCGTCCACAGCGGTGTTGATGCGGTAGAGATCTTTGCCCTGACGCAGACGGCGATAAAGGGCCTCGGACGAGATGCGCACACGCCCCGGGTCGCGGCCAAATGCCTTGAAAGCCCGTCGCGAGGGGCCGATCTGGGGCATGCCTGCCAGCTCGGTGTCTTCAAGCATCTGTGCCAGCCGGGGCAGGGTGTGGTTGGCAAAATACTGCCACAGCTGCGGTTCCTGCGGCAAAACAGACGCAGTCCAGAATACGCAGCCAAGGGCAGTATCAGGCCAGATGGCGGCAAGTGCGGGGTCTATGCTAACGATGGGGGCGAGATTTTGCACGGGAGCTCCAGGTACGGACCAGTTGGCCGTCAGACAGGCTATGGCTGGCGTACGCTCTGCCAGAAGCGTTGCGCCGTTTCTACAACCGCAGCGGGTTTGTCCGGGGGCAACCACACTGCCTCTGGACGCGCGCGAAACCAGGTAAGCTGGCGCTTGGCGTAGGCCCGCGTGTTGTGCAGCCATAGCTGGCGGCATTCCTGTAAGGTAAGGCGGCCCTGCAAATGGGCGAGGGCTTCTGCGCAGCCAATGCCCGACCAGCCGGGGGCGGCGGGGTCTGCACATTTGCTCATGGCGGCACGGGCCTCGTCCAGCGCGCCGTATTCCAGCATGAGGTCGAGGCGGCGGGCAAGGCGCGGTTCAAGCCATTCAAGCGTGGCATTGAGCGTAAGCAGGGGACCAGCGCACAGGGGGGGACTCATGGAATTGTCATGCCACCAGGTAAAGGGCCGCCCGGTGCTCTGGAATACCTCAAGCGCGCGGATAATACGCTGTCGGTCATTGGGGTGGATTTTGGCGGCATAGACTGGATCGCAGGCTTGCAGCTCGGCGTGCAGCCGGGGGGTACCCTCGGCATCGACCCGTGCGGTGAGCAGGGCTGTGAGCTGCGGGTCAACGGGCGGAATCTGGGCCATGCCCCGCAGCAGCGCCTGAAAATACAGGCCAGTGCCGCCCACCAACAGGGGCGTTTTACCCCGCGCCAGAATATCGCGCACCTGTTCTGCCGCGGTGTCTGCCCAGCGCCCGGCGCTGATCTTGTTTTCAGTGGGCAGAAATCCGTACAGATGGTGCGGGCAGCATGCGCGCTCTTCGGGCGATGGCTGGGCCGTGATGAGAGGAAAATCGGCGTAGACCTGACGCGAGTCAGCGTTGACCACCTCGCCGTCAAGCGCTTTGGCCATGGCAAGAGCCGCTGCCGTTTTGCCCGAACCGGTAGGCCCGGCAAGGCAAATGACCGGCAGCGGCGTACAGGAAGTTTCAGTCATGATCACTTGACGCGGAAGCCGCCAAAGGGCGGTGCAAGGCAGGGCGTACCCTGGCGAACCTCGCCCTTGTGGTATTTGTCCATAAGGGCGGCGCGCACGTTTTCGGGCACAAGACCCTTGATGTCCGCGCCGTGGCTGGCCGCAGCCTTGACGATGGTGGAGCTGATAAACAGCCACTGGTAGTCGGTCATCAAAAAGACCGTCTGGATGTGCCGTTGCAGCCTGCGGTTCATGAGCGCCAGCTGGAACTCGTATTCAAAGTCCGAGGCGGCGCGCAAACCGCGCAGCAGGGCGCAGGCCCCTCGCTGGGCGGCGTATTCCACAGTAAGGCCCGAAAAAGGCTCAACAATGGCGCGGGGCTCGTCTTTCAGCGCCTCGCGGGCCATTTCCACCCGTTCTTCATGGCTGAACAGGGGAAACTTGGGCGTGCTGTCGGCCACAGCCACAACAATTTGGTCAAATACTTCGCAGCCGCGACGTATAAGGCTCAGGTGCCCGTTGGTCAGCGGATCGAAAGTGCCGGGGTAGAGTGCTATTCTCATGGCAGTGTCCAGATGCATATGCGTGTCTGGCCGAACAGGCGCTCGGCTTCAAGTTTCCATTCCGCAGGCGGGTTAACCCGCGCGTCCTTTTCAATTTCTGCCGTCACAAAGGCCCCCGGCGCAAGCCAGCGGCGTGTAACCAGTAACCTGAGAGCCGGGTCGGCCAGGTTTTTGCGATAGGGCGGGTCCATAAAAATCAGCGAATACTGTTCCGCCGGAGGTGTTTTAAGCACCCGCAGCACGTCTTCGCTGACAATGCGGGCTTCGTCCTGCACCCCAAGCGTCTCAATGTTGGCCTTGAGACAGCGCACGGCCTGAGGGGCCATTTCTACCAGCAGAGCGTGCGACGCCCCCCGGCTGATGGCCTCAAAGGCAAGGCTGCCGCTGCCCGCAAACAGGTCGAGAACCCGCGTGCTGTGCCAGTCGATACCGCGAGCGGTGAGCATGGAAAAAAGCGCTTCGCGCGTTTTGCCCATGGCCGGGCGGTAGCCTTCGCCCTCAACAGTTTTCAGGTTGCGTCCGCCAAGACGCCCGGAAATAATGCGCATACTGTCCTACATGCGGGAAAGCAGGCGGGTGAGGGCGTAGTCCATCTTTTCCATCGCCTCCTGCAATTCGGTTTGTTCCACCCATGGGCGGTTTTCAACATCGGCCATCTTGTCCCTGAACATGCCCCACTTGCGTTCCACCTCACTGGTAAGAAACGTCCAGTTGACGCGAGGATGGGCCTGGGTTTCGTGCTGCACGGTTTCGGTAAGCTGCGGCCCTTCAAGCACCATTTCTTCAAGGTAGGTGGCAATGAGAGGGCGCTTGGCGAACCTCTGCTCGATGAGGCCCGCCAGCGTGGTCTGGGCCTTTGTTTCGCCGTGGGTCAGCACCACCTGAGCGCCGTTGCCCGTGAGGGGTTTGAGCCACTCAAGCAGCTGGCTTTGACCGGCATGGCCCGAAAAGCCGTTGATGGTGAAAATACGGGCGGAAACTTCGATGTCTTCGCCAAACAGGGTAATCTTTTTGGCCTTTTCCACCAGCTTGCGGCCAGGTGTGCCCACGCCCTGATAACCTACAAAAACGATGCTCGCGCCGGGTTTCCAGATATTGTGGCGCAGGTGGTGACGCACACGGCCCGCGTTGCACATGCCGCTGGCCGAGATGACAATGGCAGGGCCCCTGAAGTCGTTGATGGCCTGCGATTCTGCGGCAGAAAGCGTGTAGCGCAGGTTGGGCAGCGCAAAGGGATCGTCGCCGCCGTTGAGCATCTTGAGAGCTTCGTCGTCAAAAAGCTCGCGGTTGCGTTCAAAAACCTCGGTGGCGCGGATGGCCAGCGGGCTGTCCACAAATACGGGCATGTCTGCAGGCAGCTTGCCCTGCTTGGCAAGCATGTGCAGGCAGTAGAGCACTTCCTGTGTACGCTCTACGGCAAAGGCGGGAATGATGACCTTTTCACCCTTGCCATAGCTGTAGGCAATGGCCTCGCCCAGTTCGTCAACGCTGAGATTTTCGTCCTTGTGGTCACGGTCGCCGTAGGTGGATTCCATGAACACATAGTCGGCCTTGGGCGGCGTTTCGGGGCTGCGCACGATGAGCGACTGCGGGCGGCCGATGTCGCCAGAAAAGATCAGGCTGGTGGTTTTGCCGTCTTCGTCGGCCTCAAGGCGCAGCGAGCCGGAACCAAGGATGTGCCCCGCGTCAAAATAGGTCACGCGGATGCCGGGCGCGGGCTCGAAAGTTTTGTGGTAGTCAACGGTCTGGAAGAGAGTCACGGCTTTTTGCGCGTCTTCTACCGTGTAGAGGGCAGTGGGGGGATTTTTGATGCCCCGGCGCTGGTACTTGCGCGCTTCCCACTGGGCTTCCATTTCCTGAATATGGGCGCTGTCCTGCAACATGAGGTCAAGCAGCTCGCTGGTGGCCTTGGTGCAGAAGATGGGACCGGCAAAGCCCTCTTTGACGATCTTGGGCAGCAGGCCCGAGTGGTCGATGTGGGCGTGGGTGACAAGAATGAAATCAATGGCCGAAGCCCTGTACAGCTCCGTTTCGCGGTTGCGGGCTTCAATGGCCTTGTTGCCCTGATGCATGCCGCAGTCTATGCAAAACCGCTTGCCCGCCGCTTCAACCATATAGCAAGAACCAGTCACGGTTTGCGCCGCGCCCAGGAATTGTACTTTCATCTGATCCTCCGGTGAGGGTTGGCGGCCACAGGGGCCGCGGGCTTCCTGCTGTGCTGCTGTACAACACGGATAAGACGCAAGAAGACTTTTTTTCATAGCCGCAAGCGCGGCCCAGCGTCAAGCAAGGCCTCAATGGACAGATGCGCATTGCCTTTGCCCGAAGCCCCACATATACTGAAACTTGGGGTCACGCCGGGCGCATTGCGTGGCGGGACCTTCCCCCATACTTCAGGAACAAGGAGCATTCATGCCTGAAATGCAACAGAACATGATTGACGATCTCGCTTCCGTCACTACAGAATCATGGCGTACCTTCCGTATCATGGCGGAAATGGTCGAAGCACTCGATTCTCTCAACGCACTCAAGGTCAAGTGCATATCCCTCTTTGGTACTGCCCGGTGCACACCGGAATCTGCTGAATATAAAGATGCAGAAAAAATTGCGCGCCTGCTGGTGGAAGCAGGTTTTGGCGTTATCAGCGGCGGCGGCCCCGGTATCATGGAAGCCGCAAACAAGGGCGCGTACGAGGCGGGCGGCGTTTCCGTCGGCCTGCATATCCAGCTGCCACATGAACAGGGCTGCAACAAGTATGTGAAAACCCGCTGCAATTTCCGCTACTTTTTTATCCGCAAGTTCATGTTTGTGAAATACGCCATGGCCTATGTGGTCATGCCCGGCGGCATGGGGACCATCGACGAGCTTTCCGAAGCCTTTGTGCTGGCGCAGACTGGCCGCACGCGTCCCTTCCCCATTATCCTGTACGATTCCAGCTATTGGAGCGGCCTGCTGGAATGGATGCGCAAAACCATGAGCGCGCGTGGCTTTATCAAGGAAAGCGAAATAGACAAGCTCATTACCGTGTGCGACACGCCCGAAGAAGTGGTTAATTACCTGTGCAGGGTAGTGGTTGTATAGCTGACTGTATGAATAACAACGCCGTCAACGCGCGGGCCTTTTCTCCCGCAGGGCCGCTTACGCCGCCCCCGCCGGGGCATACCTGGCAGGGGCTCATGCGTATGGCCCTTGAAGAGGCCCGCGCCAGCGGCGCGGCGGGCGAGGTGCCCGTGGGCGCGGTGGTGGTTGCTCCCGATGGCCGCATACTCTCCCGTTGTGGCAATGCCCCGGTGCGCGGCAACGACCCCACCGCCCATGCAGAGGTGCTGGCCCTGCGCGCGGCCGGCGCGGCGCTTGACAATTACCGGCTTAACGAGTGTGTGCTGGTGGTTACCCTTGAGCCCTGCGCCATGTGCGCCGCTGCCCTTATCCATGCTCGGGTGGCTGGCCTTGTGTATGGCGCGGCAGATGCCCTGGCAGGCGCGGTGGTCTCGCGCGCGGAATATTTTGACGCCCAGTGCGCCAACCACCGCGTGTGGCACATGGGCGGCGTGCTGGCCGATAAGTGCGCGGCCCTGCTACACGATTTTTTTGCCCGGCGGCGGGACTGACAGACCCTCCGTATCGGGCCCCCTAACTGCCTAACACAGCCACAGGACAGATATGCTTGAACTAACGGTATTTCTGAGCGGCGCGCTGGTCATGGTGCTTGAAATGGTCGGCGCGCGGGTACTTGCCCCACATGTGGGAACCTCTGCCGTAGTATGGACGAGCCTCATCGGCGTGGTGCTGGCCTGCCTGGCAGTGGGCGCCTGGGCCGGTGGGCGTCTGGCTGACAAAAATCTTTCGCGCCGGGGGCTGGCTTTTGCTCTTGCTGGCGCTGGCCTTGGCAGCGGCCTTACGGCCTTTTGTCATGAGGCAATCGGACAATGGGTAACGTCTGCCGTGGGCAATCTGTATGTGGCGGCAGTGCTGGCGGCGGTGTGCATTTTTGCCCTGCCAGCCTTTTTTTTCGGCATGATCACGCCCTACACCATACGCCTGCGCATTGAGAGTGTGGATTCGTCCGGCGCAACCGTGGGCAGGCTTTACGCACTTTCCACGGCTGGCAGCATTGTGGGAACGTTTCTGGGCGGATTTATTCTGATTTCGTACTGGGGCAGCACCACCATCCTGTGGGGCGTGGCGGCCTGCATGCTGGGGCTTTCGCTGTGCCACGGCGGGGGCAGGCTGCGGCTGCGGGCAGCGCTGCTGGCCCTTTGTGGTCTTATGGCCGTGCTGGCGGCAAGCTATGGGCGCTGGCAGGATGGCCGCGCCATGAGCCACCTGATCGAGAGCCCCTACAACAGCATCCGCGTGTATGAAGGCGTGGATTGGGCGCAGAACGGCAGGGCAGTACGCCTTATGGCCACAGACCCCGGCTACAGCCAGTCGGGCATGTATCTGGAAGCGCCCGACGAACTCTATTTTCGCTACACCCAGTTTTACGCCCTTGGGCCGCACTTTGTGCCCGGGGCAAACCGGGTGCTCATGCTGGGCGGCGGTGGGTATTCCGTACCCAAGTGGCTGCTTTCTGACAAAACGCCGTTGGCACGGCCCGCAGAGGCGCGCGTGACTGTTGTGGAGCTTGATCCGGCCATGACAGATACCGCGCGTCGCTGGTTTGCCCTGCGCGACGATCCGCGCCTGACCGTGCGGCATGAAGATGCCCGGGCCTTTCTGAACCGGCAGCGCGACCAGTATGATCTTGTTTTTGTGGACGTGTTCAATTCGCACTACGCCGTGCCTTTCCAGATGGGCACACGTGAGGCTGCTGCTGCGTTACGCCGCGCGGTGGCCCCGGGGGGCGTGATGCTCATGAACGTTATTTCTGCGGTGGAAGGGCCGGATGGCCGCCTGTTTCAGAGCATTTACAACGCGCTTGAGCAGTCCTTTGCCGAGGTGCGTGTGTACTGCGCTGGCGGTGAAGCGCCAGACAGGCTGCAAAACCTGATGGTGGCGGCTTTTCCCGAGCGGCGTGCAGATACGGAAACGAGCGCAGTGACCACTGCGGAAGCAGACAGTGGCCTGGCAGAAAAAATGCCCGGCGCGGTAAGTCTCCCTGCCATGCTGGCAAGCCGTTATTCGGGGCAGCGTGCATTTGCGACGCCAGCCCTCACAGATGACTTTGCCCCTGTGGAGCGCTATACTCTGGTTTTGTTGCGGCAGTAGGCTGCGGGCGGGACTCTTGCGACTCGCAGCGGAAAAGGCTAGTATTTGGCGCAAGACATGCGAGGAGGCCGCGTATGGAACAAGGCGTACACCCCATTGATGTCAACAGGACCGTGTTGGGAAATTTGGGCCGTAAAATGCAGAGCGGCAGTTCGCTGACAACGGCGGAAAAACTTATGGCTCTCTCTGCGTCTGCGTCCGTTACCGCCGATATGTATGGCCCCG
This genomic interval carries:
- a CDS encoding nine-heme cytochrome c, which encodes MRNGTSLLLLAALALAGAACLTALGAGSATAAALEPTDSGAPSAIVMFPVSAKPNPKGAAMKPSVFNHLIHEKKIANCETCHHTGDPVACSTCHTTEGKAEGNFVTLDRAMHATNIAKRAKGNTPVSCVSCHEQQTKERRECAGCHAIVTPKRDQAWCATCHNVTSSMTPEQMQLGIKGKLPADQNEALAAETVQSQKTVQPLSAMQGPLKVTIDALADKYEPNNFTHRRHVSSLMERIKGDKLAAAFHNKPEILCATCHHRSPLSATPPKCGSCHTKEIDPKNPNRPNLKAAYHLQCMGCHQGMNVGRPKNTDCTTCHKARP
- a CDS encoding phenylalanine--tRNA ligase beta subunit-related protein codes for the protein MQNLAPIVSIDPALAAIWPDTALGCVFWTASVLPQEPQLWQYFANHTLPRLAQMLEDTELAGMPQIGPSRRAFKAFGRDPGRVRISSEALYRRLRQGKDLYRINTAVDANNLVSLETGFSLGTYDLACLQGDLVLRLGREGEAYSGIGKDKLDLCRMPLLADGLGPFGCPCSDSQRAMIVENTSENTVPRQLLTVIYGFSGADSVSTAIPLAQKHFAAFSGAIITSANVVCP
- the miaA gene encoding tRNA (adenosine(37)-N6)-dimethylallyltransferase MiaA — protein: MTETSCTPLPVICLAGPTGSGKTAAALAMAKALDGEVVNADSRQVYADFPLITAQPSPEERACCPHHLYGFLPTENKISAGRWADTAAEQVRDILARGKTPLLVGGTGLYFQALLRGMAQIPPVDPQLTALLTARVDAEGTPRLHAELQACDPVYAAKIHPNDRQRIIRALEVFQSTGRPFTWWHDNSMSPPLCAGPLLTLNATLEWLEPRLARRLDLMLEYGALDEARAAMSKCADPAAPGWSGIGCAEALAHLQGRLTLQECRQLWLHNTRAYAKRQLTWFRARPEAVWLPPDKPAAVVETAQRFWQSVRQP
- the coaD gene encoding pantetheine-phosphate adenylyltransferase; this translates as MRIALYPGTFDPLTNGHLSLIRRGCEVFDQIVVAVADSTPKFPLFSHEERVEMAREALKDEPRAIVEPFSGLTVEYAAQRGACALLRGLRAASDFEYEFQLALMNRRLQRHIQTVFLMTDYQWLFISSTIVKAAASHGADIKGLVPENVRAALMDKYHKGEVRQGTPCLAPPFGGFRVK
- the rsmD gene encoding 16S rRNA (guanine(966)-N(2))-methyltransferase RsmD; the protein is MRIISGRLGGRNLKTVEGEGYRPAMGKTREALFSMLTARGIDWHSTRVLDLFAGSGSLAFEAISRGASHALLVEMAPQAVRCLKANIETLGVQDEARIVSEDVLRVLKTPPAEQYSLIFMDPPYRKNLADPALRLLVTRRWLAPGAFVTAEIEKDARVNPPAEWKLEAERLFGQTRICIWTLP
- a CDS encoding MBL fold metallo-hydrolase, which translates into the protein MKVQFLGAAQTVTGSCYMVEAAGKRFCIDCGMHQGNKAIEARNRETELYRASAIDFILVTHAHIDHSGLLPKIVKEGFAGPIFCTKATSELLDLMLQDSAHIQEMEAQWEARKYQRRGIKNPPTALYTVEDAQKAVTLFQTVDYHKTFEPAPGIRVTYFDAGHILGSGSLRLEADEDGKTTSLIFSGDIGRPQSLIVRSPETPPKADYVFMESTYGDRDHKDENLSVDELGEAIAYSYGKGEKVIIPAFAVERTQEVLYCLHMLAKQGKLPADMPVFVDSPLAIRATEVFERNRELFDDEALKMLNGGDDPFALPNLRYTLSAAESQAINDFRGPAIVISASGMCNAGRVRHHLRHNIWKPGASIVFVGYQGVGTPGRKLVEKAKKITLFGEDIEVSARIFTINGFSGHAGQSQLLEWLKPLTGNGAQVVLTHGETKAQTTLAGLIEQRFAKRPLIATYLEEMVLEGPQLTETVQHETQAHPRVNWTFLTSEVERKWGMFRDKMADVENRPWVEQTELQEAMEKMDYALTRLLSRM
- a CDS encoding TIGR00730 family Rossman fold protein, which gives rise to MPEMQQNMIDDLASVTTESWRTFRIMAEMVEALDSLNALKVKCISLFGTARCTPESAEYKDAEKIARLLVEAGFGVISGGGPGIMEAANKGAYEAGGVSVGLHIQLPHEQGCNKYVKTRCNFRYFFIRKFMFVKYAMAYVVMPGGMGTIDELSEAFVLAQTGRTRPFPIILYDSSYWSGLLEWMRKTMSARGFIKESEIDKLITVCDTPEEVVNYLCRVVVV
- the tadA gene encoding tRNA adenosine(34) deaminase TadA; this encodes MNNNAVNARAFSPAGPLTPPPPGHTWQGLMRMALEEARASGAAGEVPVGAVVVAPDGRILSRCGNAPVRGNDPTAHAEVLALRAAGAALDNYRLNECVLVVTLEPCAMCAAALIHARVAGLVYGAADALAGAVVSRAEYFDAQCANHRVWHMGGVLADKCAALLHDFFARRRD
- a CDS encoding fused MFS/spermidine synthase yields the protein MLELTVFLSGALVMVLEMVGARVLAPHVGTSAVVWTSLIGVVLACLAVGAWAGGRLADKNLSRRGLAFALAGAGLGSGLTAFCHEAIGQWVTSAVGNLYVAAVLAAVCIFALPAFFFGMITPYTIRLRIESVDSSGATVGRLYALSTAGSIVGTFLGGFILISYWGSTTILWGVAACMLGLSLCHGGGRLRLRAALLALCGLMAVLAASYGRWQDGRAMSHLIESPYNSIRVYEGVDWAQNGRAVRLMATDPGYSQSGMYLEAPDELYFRYTQFYALGPHFVPGANRVLMLGGGGYSVPKWLLSDKTPLARPAEARVTVVELDPAMTDTARRWFALRDDPRLTVRHEDARAFLNRQRDQYDLVFVDVFNSHYAVPFQMGTREAAAALRRAVAPGGVMLMNVISAVEGPDGRLFQSIYNALEQSFAEVRVYCAGGEAPDRLQNLMVAAFPERRADTETSAVTTAEADSGLAEKMPGAVSLPAMLASRYSGQRAFATPALTDDFAPVERYTLVLLRQ